The following is a genomic window from Corynebacterium incognita.
ATTCCGGCGTGTGGGTGCTTCCGCTGGGTTGCCTCGAGCCTTAAGCTTGGCCCGACATGAGCACTCACATCCGGTTCTTTGTCCGTGCCGTCGCCGGCGCGGTCCACGGGTCCTCCGGCCACGGGTGCTTGGGGTAGCGCCCGCGCATCTCCGCGCGTACCCCGGCATACGGCCCGGACCAGAAGCTGCGCAGGTCATCGGTCACCGCCAGCGGCCTTCCCGCGGGCGAGAGCAGGTGAAACTGGACAGCGATTCCCGCACAGCGCGGCGATTCCTCCAGCCCGAAGCACTCCTGCAGCTTGACCCGCACCACCGGGCGGCCCTCGCCGTAGGAGATCCGCGGGCGCGAGCCGGATGGCACCTCCAGCCGCTCGGGCGCGAGCTCGTCCAGGCGCGACGCCTCCGGCCACGGCAACAGGCGCTGCAACGCGGGGTACAGGTCCACCTTCTTCGCCGGGGTGCCGTGCGCCATGGCGTCCAGCTCCGGCCCCAGCCACAGCGCCGGGTCCGCGGCGGCCACATCCGGCCACGGCTCGCCGAGCTGCGCGTGCAGGAAATCGAGCCGCTCGCGCAGCGCCGTCGCCTTATCTGACCAGGTAAATAGCCCCAGTCCCTCCTCGCGGATCCCGGCCGCCAGCGCCTGCGCGGCGTGTTCCGGGGGCACCGCCACCGGGGTTGCGGACAGCTCGATGGCACCCGCGCGGCGCACCTTCTTGCCGCGCACCGCGCCGTCGACAAGGTGTGCACGCAACTCCTCGGTGACGCCGATAATCTCCAGCGCCGCGGCTTCGTCAATGGCTGCCGCGGCCCGGATCGTCGCGCCCGCCCGGCCTTCGCGTGCCGACGCCCGAGTGACCTCCGCGATCGCCAACCACTCTCGGCCCCGCAGCGCCGAGTCCGGCGGCAGGTACGCGCGTGTTCCGGAGACTAACAAACAGTCGTTGTCGCCCTGTCTTCTTGCGATGCGCTGCGGGAACGCCAGGCCCGTCACCACGCCCGCCTCGGCGCAGCCGGTACCGCCGCTCACCAGTGAGCGCAGGCGCTCTACCTCGCGCTTCGGCGCCTGCGCCCGGGCGATGTCTCCGGACGGCGAGTCCGCGAGCACCGCTACCACCTCCGCCGCGGCGGGCCCGCACTCCAGCAGCGCGCGGCCCAGGCGGGGGTCGGCGGGCAGGGTTGCTAGGCGACGCCCCATCTCCGTCACCGTCCCGTCCTCCGCCACGGCGCCTAGGGTGCGCAAGGTGGACTGGGCGTCGGCAAGCGCGGGTGGCGGTGGGGGAGTGACCAGCGGGAGGCCCTCGCCGCGTGGGGTGCCCCAGCACGCGAGCTGCAGGCAGGCCTGCGTGAGATCCGACGTGGCGATGTCCGGGGTGATGTCCGGGGCGGCGTTGGCGTAGTCAGCGGCGGCGAAGGCGCGCACGACGGTACCGGGGCCCTCACGGCCGGCGCGGCCGGCGCGCTGATCCATGGTGGACTTCGCGCCGGTGATGGTGACCAGGCCGGTCATGCCGCGGGCGGCGTCGCGGCGCGGCACGCGCGAGAGACCCGAATCCACGACGATGCGCACGTCGGGCACGGTGAGCGAGGACTCCGCGATGGACGTGGCCACCACGATGCGCGGGGTGCCGTCGTCGTTAAGCGCCGCGTCTTGTGCCTCGCTGTCCAGGCGGCCGTGCAGCGGCAGCGCCGGGATGTCCGCGGGGACGGCGGCCAGAGTGTCCTCGACTTCGCGCACACCGGGCACGAACACGAGCGCCGAGTGGCCCTGCGCGCGCACCTCGGCGGCGGCGAGCGCGGCCAGGTGCTCGTAGTAGGCGCGGCCACGCGTACCGCGCTCCGGGTGCGGGGAGTAGCGGACGTCGAGCGGGTGCGTGACCGCCGGGGTGGAGAGGACCTGCGCGCCGAGGTGCTCGGCAAACGCCGCGGCGTTGAGCGTGGCGGACATCGCCACCAGCGCGAAGTCCTCGCGCAGCTGCGCCACCTCCAATGCCATGGCGAGTACCAGATCGGAATCCAGCTGCCGCTCGTGCACCTCGTCGATGGCCACGGCGGCCACGCCGTCAAGAGCGGGATCGGACAACAAGCGCCGCAGCAGCACGCCCGGGGTGACAAACTCCACGAGCTGGCCGGGCTTGTGCTCGCCGCGGATGGAATACCCCACGCGCTCGCCCACACGCGTGCCGTCCAGCTGCGCTAGACGACGCGCCGCGGCCCGCACCGCCACGCGCCGTGGCGCGGTGACGATCACCTTGCCACCGCTACCCAACGCATTGGCCAAAGCGGGCGGCACCAGCGTGGTTTTACCGGTGCCGGGCGGGGCCTGGACCACCAGGGTGTTGGCGTCCTCCAACAATCCCGGCAGCGCGCCGATGCGCTCTGCCACCGGCAGGCCGGCGCCAATGGCCGAAAGGTTGAAGTCCATACCGGCCATTTAAGCAGGGCGCTTAAGCCCGCGGGGAGTGGGGGATGGCCAGCACGGTTTCGGCGACGAGCGCGATGTAGTGCGGGATGGCGGTGGGGTAGATGGCCTCGTGGCGCGCGTGCGCGCCGGTGCCCACCGTGCCCACGCCGCACATCACGGGAGTGCCCAGCGCGGAGACGAAGTTCGCGTCGCTGGCCCCGCCCACGGCGGTGGCCTCCAAGTCCCAGCCCAGCTCGCGGGAGCGTTCCTCCATCACTGAGTACAGCCACTGGTTCGCCGGGGTGAACTCCAGTGGCGGGCGGTTCCAGTCCTTGTGCACAGCCACTTGTACGCGCGGGTCGGACCACTCGGTGGTGTCCAAGACCTGGTCCATGCGCTGCATCTCCGCGGCGCTGGTGATGCGGATATCCAGCTGCGCGGTGGCGTGACCGGGGATGACGTTGGAGCTGGAGCCGCCGTTGATGAGCCCGATGTTGACCGTGGTGCCCGCCTCCGGGCGCGCCTGGGCGGCCACGGCGGTGCAGTAGTCGATGACGGCGGTGATCGCGCTGGCGCCGTCCTCCGGGTTCACGCCTGCGTGCGACTCGACGCCCGTGGCCTCCACCTTGATGACGCCCACGCCCTTGCGCCCAATCTTCACCTTGCCGTGGTGGGTGGCCTCGAAGCAGAACGCGGCGTCGGCAAGCCTGGCAACGTCCTCGATATGACCCCGCGAGGACAAGGACCCGATCTCCTCGTCGCCGTTGATGAGCAGGTGGATGGTGGGCACATCAGTGCCGTATTCGCGGGCGAGCTTCGCGGCCCAGATGGCTTGGACGAGCCCGCCCTTCATGTCGTGGATGCCCGGCGCGGAGATGAACGTGTTGCCGTCCTCGTCCTGTCCGGATTCGGTATCCCAGTCGGCGAGGGTGCCGAGGGGCCACACGGTGTCGTAGTGGCCGAGGAACATCACGGCCTTGTCGGTGTTGCCTTCGTAGACAAAGTGCAGGCAGTCGCCCTGCTCGCCGCCGTCGAAGCGGTGGAAGAAGTCCGGGTGGCCGAGGTGGCCCTCCACGAGCCCAATGACGACGTCCGCGCCGCGATCGAGGGCGGGCTTGTCATAGCTGACGGTCTCCACGCGCACGAGCTCCATGATGTTGGCCAGGATCGTATCGAGTTGGGCCTGGGCCTGGAGCAGCAGCGCGGAAGCCATGGAGTCCTTTCTTCAACTAGTCCCTCTAGTTCAATGGTGACTAAATGTACCACTCTGTCTTGTTTGCCCTTTCAATACTATGCAGGGGCCACACCGCGCGCGGGTACTGCGGGTACTTAGGTACCCGGTGTGTTCACTACGCGGCTCTGTTAGGCATGGGTGGTTAAGCTTGAATGGCGAGGCCACAGGCGGGATGAAGTTGCGAGGAGGAGTAATGAACAAGACCGCTGAGATGAAGCAGACAGGGGCACCGCTGGTTCCCATCGCGGCGCTGGCGTTAGTGCTGGTGTGGGTGGCAGCGCCGTTTGTCAGTGACCGGCCCGTGTGGGCGGAGCCGGTGTTCTGGACCTACACGGCGGTGGCGGTGTTGTGGGCGCTGTTCGTGGCGCTGCGCACGCGGCGGTGGTGGCTGGTGGCAGCAGCGTTGCTGACCGCCGTAGCGTGGCCGTTGCTGCTGTTCGTGGGCCTTTCTCTATTCGGAATCTAGGGTGCCGAATCCCTCGACCGGGCCGTCAAGGTCCTTGCGCTCGAAGGTCTCTGCGTTGTCCGGGGAAAGGGTGCGCACGACGCGGCCCGGGCTGCCCAGCACCAGCGAATAGTCCGGCACGTCCTTGGTCATCAGGGCGCCCGCGCCGATGACGCAGTGCTTGCCAATGGTCACCCCGGGTAGCACCGTGCAATTCGAACCGAACCAGGTGTTCCCACCCACCGTGATCGGCTTGGCCTGCTCCCAGCCGCCCTTGCGCATCTCGTGGTCATTGACCGGGTGCGTGATGGTGATGAACGAGCAGTTGGGGCCAATCATGCAGCGGTCCCCGAAGCGCACCGCTGCCTGCGCGAGGATAACCGCGTTGAAGTTCACGAAGCAGCGCTCGCCGAAGTGAATGTTGGTGGCGTACTCCAGGTTCATCGGCGCGTTGGAGCCGGGGACGTGGGAGTCTTGCGGAAGCAGCTCGCGCCAGATGGCGTGGGCGGCGTCCGGATCCGTATTGCCGAGGTCATTGAGCTTTTTTACGAGCGCAAACGTCCGCCGGTGTTCCTCGGCCGTGCCCGGCAGCCCGGGTAGGTGCCACTCTCCGGAGACCTGCTTGCCCCACGTGCCGTACTGGTTAAGTTCGTCCCTCGTTGTCATGGTCACCGAGTGTACGTGCGGGTGGCACCGCCGCAGCAAACCCCATCCACCCCGCTGCGTAAGGTCTCAAAAAACAACCGCACGCCCAAAAATGGGCCCCGTGACGGGCCATGCAGAGGTTTGTCCTTAGAGGTTTGGCGTTGTCAGACTATCCTGTAAGCCATGCTTTTCGACGCCCCTTTGCCCCGCCCCGCAGTTAAGGTCGCGCCGGGGGTGGCGCACCTGCCGGGGTGGCTGGACGTCGAGAAGCAAAGAGGCCTCGTGGAGCAGATGCGTGAGGTGGCGCGGGGGCTGGCGGGAACCCCGGTGGCCATGCGGCGCCCTCAGCTGGCATCAGGGCAGATGAGCGTGTGGATGCTGCAGCTGGGCAAGTACTGGCAGACCCGGCCGTACGCGTACGTGGACCAGGTGGCCGGGGTGCGCGTGCCGCCGGTGCCGGGGAACCTCCAGGAGCTGGCCAACGAGGCGGTGCGGGCCGCGGCGGAGGTGGCCGAAGAACTACAACCCTGGGCGGGCGGGTTCCGGGCGGAGACCGCGCTGGTGAACTTCTACCCGCCGGAGGCGAAGATGGGCATGCACGTCGACGCCAACGAGACCGCGAGCGCGCCCGTGGTGTCGCTGTCCATCGGGCAGGAGGCGGTGTTTCGCATGGGCAATACCGAAACCCGCGCCAAGCCGTGGACGGACGTGCTGCTCGCGTCCGGGGACTTGGTGGTCTTCGGCGGGCCGTCGCGGTTCGCTTACCACGGGGTGCCCAAGCTCATCCCGGACACCACCCCGGCGGGCTGCGGTCTGGAAGAAGGGCGGATAAATATCACGATTCGGCAGGTGGCGGACTAAGCGCGGGCTTAAGATGGGCGCCATGAGCATCCAGATTCCGGAAGGTAAGAAGGTAGCGGTGGTCACGGGGGCGTCGTCAGGCATTGGCGCCGCGACGGCCCGGGCGCTGGCAGGTGACGGCTGGTTCGTGGTGGCGGTCGCGCGACGCGAGGAGCCCATCACGGAGCTCGCGGGCGAGATCGGCGGCGCGGCCGTGGTCGTGGACGTCACCGACCAAGGCAGCGTGGACGCACTGGCCGCGCAGCTGGATCGCGTGGACCTGCTGGTCAACAACGCCGGCGGCGCCAAGGGCCTGGAACCGCTGGTCGAGACCAAGATCGAGGACTGGCAGTGGATGTATGACACGAACGTGCTGGGCACGGTGCGCATGATTCAGGCGCTGCTGGGCAAGCTGGAAGCCGCGCCGGATAATTCCGGGCTGGTGGTCAACCTGGGCTCCATCGCGGGCTGGAGGCCGTACGAGGGCGGGTCCGGATACAACGCCGCGAAGTTCGGCGTGCGCGCGCTGACCCGCGTGCTGCGCCTGGAGACGCAGAACATCCGCGTCACCGAGATCGATCCGGGGCGCGTGGCCACCGAGGAATTCTCGCTCGTGCGTTTCGGCGGCGATGCCGAACGCGCCGCCGCGGTCTACGACGGCGAG
Proteins encoded in this region:
- a CDS encoding sugar O-acetyltransferase — protein: MTTRDELNQYGTWGKQVSGEWHLPGLPGTAEEHRRTFALVKKLNDLGNTDPDAAHAIWRELLPQDSHVPGSNAPMNLEYATNIHFGERCFVNFNAVILAQAAVRFGDRCMIGPNCSFITITHPVNDHEMRKGGWEQAKPITVGGNTWFGSNCTVLPGVTIGKHCVIGAGALMTKDVPDYSLVLGSPGRVVRTLSPDNAETFERKDLDGPVEGFGTLDSE
- a CDS encoding alpha-ketoglutarate-dependent dioxygenase AlkB family protein, whose amino-acid sequence is MLFDAPLPRPAVKVAPGVAHLPGWLDVEKQRGLVEQMREVARGLAGTPVAMRRPQLASGQMSVWMLQLGKYWQTRPYAYVDQVAGVRVPPVPGNLQELANEAVRAAAEVAEELQPWAGGFRAETALVNFYPPEAKMGMHVDANETASAPVVSLSIGQEAVFRMGNTETRAKPWTDVLLASGDLVVFGGPSRFAYHGVPKLIPDTTPAGCGLEEGRINITIRQVAD
- a CDS encoding M20/M25/M40 family metallo-hydrolase codes for the protein MASALLLQAQAQLDTILANIMELVRVETVSYDKPALDRGADVVIGLVEGHLGHPDFFHRFDGGEQGDCLHFVYEGNTDKAVMFLGHYDTVWPLGTLADWDTESGQDEDGNTFISAPGIHDMKGGLVQAIWAAKLAREYGTDVPTIHLLINGDEEIGSLSSRGHIEDVARLADAAFCFEATHHGKVKIGRKGVGVIKVEATGVESHAGVNPEDGASAITAVIDYCTAVAAQARPEAGTTVNIGLINGGSSSNVIPGHATAQLDIRITSAAEMQRMDQVLDTTEWSDPRVQVAVHKDWNRPPLEFTPANQWLYSVMEERSRELGWDLEATAVGGASDANFVSALGTPVMCGVGTVGTGAHARHEAIYPTAIPHYIALVAETVLAIPHSPRA
- a CDS encoding ATP-dependent RNA helicase, which codes for MDFNLSAIGAGLPVAERIGALPGLLEDANTLVVQAPPGTGKTTLVPPALANALGSGGKVIVTAPRRVAVRAAARRLAQLDGTRVGERVGYSIRGEHKPGQLVEFVTPGVLLRRLLSDPALDGVAAVAIDEVHERQLDSDLVLAMALEVAQLREDFALVAMSATLNAAAFAEHLGAQVLSTPAVTHPLDVRYSPHPERGTRGRAYYEHLAALAAAEVRAQGHSALVFVPGVREVEDTLAAVPADIPALPLHGRLDSEAQDAALNDDGTPRIVVATSIAESSLTVPDVRIVVDSGLSRVPRRDAARGMTGLVTITGAKSTMDQRAGRAGREGPGTVVRAFAAADYANAAPDITPDIATSDLTQACLQLACWGTPRGEGLPLVTPPPPPALADAQSTLRTLGAVAEDGTVTEMGRRLATLPADPRLGRALLECGPAAAEVVAVLADSPSGDIARAQAPKREVERLRSLVSGGTGCAEAGVVTGLAFPQRIARRQGDNDCLLVSGTRAYLPPDSALRGREWLAIAEVTRASAREGRAGATIRAAAAIDEAAALEIIGVTEELRAHLVDGAVRGKKVRRAGAIELSATPVAVPPEHAAQALAAGIREEGLGLFTWSDKATALRERLDFLHAQLGEPWPDVAAADPALWLGPELDAMAHGTPAKKVDLYPALQRLLPWPEASRLDELAPERLEVPSGSRPRISYGEGRPVVRVKLQECFGLEESPRCAGIAVQFHLLSPAGRPLAVTDDLRSFWSGPYAGVRAEMRGRYPKHPWPEDPWTAPATARTKNRM
- a CDS encoding SDR family oxidoreductase, producing the protein MGAMSIQIPEGKKVAVVTGASSGIGAATARALAGDGWFVVAVARREEPITELAGEIGGAAVVVDVTDQGSVDALAAQLDRVDLLVNNAGGAKGLEPLVETKIEDWQWMYDTNVLGTVRMIQALLGKLEAAPDNSGLVVNLGSIAGWRPYEGGSGYNAAKFGVRALTRVLRLETQNIRVTEIDPGRVATEEFSLVRFGGDAERAAAVYDGEVNLVAGDIAEAIRWVASLPPHVNIDTMTCTPRTQK